The proteins below come from a single Gossypium raimondii isolate GPD5lz chromosome 2, ASM2569854v1, whole genome shotgun sequence genomic window:
- the LOC105787718 gene encoding leucine-rich repeat receptor-like serine/threonine-protein kinase BAM1 yields the protein MRLLLLLLFLLLHISHSYAAGAAARAVTELSALIAVKSSITDDPQSYLSNWNANTPLCSFAGVACDLTGRHVTSIDLTNFTLSGTLSPSLAHLRFLQNLSVAANDLSGPIPTELAVLSNLRYLNLSNNVFNGSFPTQLSQLKNLQILDLYNNNMTGELPVSVTELPNLRHLHLGGNYFSGQIPSSYGRWEHLEYLAVSGNELSGKIPPEIGNLTKLKQLYIGYFNSFEGGLPPEIGNLSELVLFDAANCMLSGEIPPEVGKLQRLHTLFLQVNALSGSLTPELGTLNSLKSMDLSNNMFTGEIPASFAQLKNLTLLNLFRNKLHGQIPDFIGELPELEVLQLWENNFTGSIPQKLGSNKKLQVLDLSSNKLTGTLPPDMCSGNTLQTLITLGNFLLGPIPESLGKCESLSRIRMGENYLNGSIPKGLLGLPQLTQVELQDNYLTGEFPVTDSSISVNLGQISLSNNQLSGALPASVGNFSGVQKLLLDGNKFSGPIPAEIGKLQQLSKIDFSHNKFSGLIPPEICKCKLLTFVDLSRNELSGQIPTEITSMRILNYLNLSRNHLLGSIPSSISTMQSLTSVDFSYNNLSGLVPGSGQFSYFNYTSFLGNPELCGHYLGPCKDGVAKGTHETHVKGGLSASLKLLLVIGLLVFSILFAVAAIIKARSLKKASDARAWKLTVFQRLDFTCDDVLDCLKEDNIIGKGGAGIVYKGSMASGDQVAVKRLPAMSRGSSHDHGFNAEIQTLGRIRHRHIVRLLGFCSNHETNLLVYEYMPNGSLGEVLHGKKGGHLHWDTRYKIAVEAAKGLCYLHHDCSPLIVHRDVKSNNILLDSEFEAHVADFGLAKFLQDSGTSECMSAVAGSYGYIAPEYAYTLKVDEKSDVYSFGVVLLELVCGRKPVGEFGDGVDIVQWVRKMTDSSKESVLKVLDPRLPSVPLQEVMHVFYVAMLCVEEQAVERPTMREVVQILTELPKPPNSKEGDTTINEPPTSPSPDTTLDSPTTTITKDPKDQQQQPPAPKSTPPDLLSI from the exons ATGAGGTtactcctcctcctcctcttcctccTTCTTCACATTTCCCACTCCTATGCCGCCGGCGCCGCCGCAAGAGCCGTTACGGAGCTTAGCGCACTTATCGCTGTTAAATCCTCCATTACCGACGACCCTCAATCTTACCTCTCAAACTGGAATGCAAACACTCCCCTTTGTTCATTCGCCGGAGTCGCGTGCGATTTAACCGGTCGTCACGTGACATCCATCGATTTAACTAACTTCACTCTGTCCGGAACTCTTTCCCCCTCGCTTGCCCACCTCCGTTTCCTCCAAAACCTCTCCGTCGCCGCCAACGATCTCTCCGGTCCTATCCCGACGGAGCTCGCCGTCCTATCCAATCTCCGTTACCTAAACCTTTCCAACAATGTTTTCAATGGTTCCTTTCCTACCCAGCTTTCCCAGCTGAAAAATCTTCAGATACTCGATTTATACAACAATAACATGACGGGGGAGTTGCCGGTTTCCGTCACGGAGCTTCCCAATTTGCGTCACTTGCATTTGGGAGGGAACTATTTCAGCGGTCAGATCCCGTCAAGTTACGGCCGTTGGGAGCATCTTGAATATTTAGCCGTTTCGGGTAACGAACTCAGCGGTAAAATCCCACCCGAAATTGGAAACTTAACGAAGCTGAAGCAGTTGTACATTGGTTACTTCAATAGTTTCGAAGGTGGTTTGCCGCCGGAGATCGGGAACTTGTCGGAACTCGTTCTTTTTGACGCCGCTAACTGCATGTTATCCGGTGAAATACCCCCGGAGGTCGGTAAGTTGCAGAGGCTCCACACGTTGTTCCTCCAGGTGAATGCACTGTCTGGCTCCTTAACTCCCGAGCTGGGAACCTTAAACAGCTTGAAATCCATGGATTTATCGAACAATATGTTTACCGGTGAGATTCCGGCGAGTTTCGCTCAGCTCAAAAACTTGACTCTTCTCAATCTTTTCAGAAACAAGCTCCACGGACAGATTCCTGACTTCATTGGTGAGTTGCCTGAGTTGGAGGTCTTACAGCTGTGGGAAAATAACTTCACCGGAAGCATTCCTCAGAAGTTGGGCAGTAACAAAAAGCTTCAAGTTCTAGATCTTTCGTCGAACAAGTTAACGGGGACTTTGCCGCCGGACATGTGCTCAGGCAACACGTTGCAAACGTTGATTACTTTGGGTAACTTCTTGCTTGGTCCAATCCCAGAATCGCTGGGGAAATGTGAGTCACTCAGTCGGATTCGTATGGGTGAAAATTATCTCAACGGGTCCATCCCTAAAGGCCTTTTGGGATTACCACAGCTTACACAAGTTGAGTTACAGGATAACTATCTAACAGGGGAGTTCCCGGTCACTGATTCTTCCATTTCCGTGAATCTCGGCCAAATCAGCTTATCCAACAACCAACTTTCTGGGGCTTTACCGGCTAGCGTCGGTAACTTTTCCGGTGTTCAAAAGCTTCTTCTCGATGGCAACAAGTTTTCGGGTCCAATCCCAGCTGAGATTGGAAAGTTGCAGCAactttcaaagattgatttcaGTCATAACAAGTTTTCAGGATTGATCCCACCAGAAATTTGCAAATGCAAGCTGTTAACCTTTGTTGATCTTAGTCGAAACGAGCTTTCCGGTCAAATTCCGACTGAGATCACAAGTATGAGGATATTAAACTACCTGAATCTGTCGAGAAATCATCTCCTGGGTAGTATCCCTTCTTCAATATCCACTATGCAAAGCTTAACTTCCGTCGATTTCTCGTATAACAATCTCTCCGGTTTGGTTCCTGGCAGTGGTCAGTTTAGTTACTTCAACTACACCTCATTTTTGGGGAACCCTGAGCTGTGTGGTCATTATTTGGGGCCTTGCAAAGATGGGGTTGCTAAAGGAACTCATGAAACTCATGTTAAAGGTGGACTCTCTGCATCTTTGAAGCTTTTGCTTGTAATAGGCCTGCTTGTCTTCTCCATCTTGTTCGCAGTCGCAGCTATAATCAAAGCACGGTCCTTGAAGAAAGCGAGCGATGCTCGGGCTTGGAAGTTAACCGTGTTCCAGCGCTTGGATTTCACTTGTGATGATGTTTTGGATTGTTTGAAAGAGGATAACATTATAGGCAAAGGAGGTGCTGGGATTGTGTACAAGGGATCCATGGCTAGTGGTGACCAGGTCGCCGTTAAAAGGTTACCGGCTATGAGCCGAGGGTCTTCCCATGATCATGGATTCAATGCTGAGATACAAACTCTGGGGAGGATTAGGCACAGGCATATTGTGAGACTGTTGGGTTTTTGCTCAAATCATGAAACCAATCTCTTGGTTTATGAATATATGCCTAATGGGAGTTTAGGAGAGGTTCTTCATGGGAAGAAAGGGGGTCATTTGCACTGGGATACCAGATACAAGATCGCGGTCGAGGCGGCTAAGGGACTATGCTACCTTCATCATGATTGTTCCCCTTTGATAGTCCACCGGGATGTGAAATCGAACAATATCCTCCTCGACTCAGAGTTTGAAGCCCATGTTGCTGATTTTGGCCTTGCTAAATTCTTGCAAGATTCTGGCACTTCCGAATGCATGTCCGCCGTAGCTGGTTCATACGGTTACATAGCTCCAG AATACGCCTACACACTGAAGGTAGACGAGAAGAGTGACGTGTATAGCTTTGGTGTAGTCCTGTTAGAACTAGTCTGTGGCAGAAAACCGGTAGGGGAGTTCGGTGACGGAGTCGATATCGTTCAATGGGTTCGAAAAATGACAGACTCAAGCAAAGAAAGTGTCCTCAAAGTCCTTGATCCCAGACTCCCATCAGTTCCTCTCCAGGAAGTGATGCACGTATTCTACGTCGCCATGCTTTGTGTCGAAGAACAAGCCGTAGAGCGACCGACGATGAGGGAAGTGGTTCAAATCCTAACCGAACTCCCAAAACCACCAAACTCGAAAGAGGGAGACACCACAATCAATGAGCCCCCAACATCACCATCACCAGACACAACTCTAGACTCACCTACAACAACAATCACAAAGGACCCAAAAGACCAGCAACAACAGCCCCCAGCACCTAAATCAACACCACCTGATCTTCTTAGCATTTAA